From the Mycoplasmatota bacterium genome, one window contains:
- a CDS encoding IS3 family transposase: MQANKEHNYFENKLDRQFDVKEPDTVFVTDITYLIYGNQRYYLSVVKELCTREIVAWKLSRGLSLNLSLEIIDQLVKKYGKKKLKNTMIHSDQGVHYTNPSYVNKLKELNIIQSMSRRGNCLDNAKMETFFGHFKDECDYQQAKDFYELYKIVDNYMRYYNCKRYQWTLNKMAPTQYRNHLKAA; the protein is encoded by the coding sequence ATGCAGGCAAATAAGGAACACAATTATTTTGAAAACAAATTAGATAGACAGTTTGATGTTAAAGAGCCAGATACTGTATTTGTGACCGACATAACTTATTTAATCTATGGTAACCAAAGATATTATTTATCTGTCGTTAAAGAGCTTTGTACGAGAGAAATAGTGGCTTGGAAGCTATCTAGAGGATTAAGTTTAAATTTATCACTTGAAATAATTGATCAACTTGTTAAAAAATACGGAAAGAAAAAGTTGAAAAACACCATGATTCATTCAGACCAAGGTGTTCATTATACAAATCCGTCATATGTAAATAAATTGAAAGAATTAAATATAATACAATCTATGTCTAGAAGAGGTAATTGCCTGGATAACGCTAAAATGGAAACATTCTTTGGTCATTTCAAAGATGAATGTGATTATCAACAGGCTAAAGACTTTTATGAGTTATATAAAATTGTTGATAACTATATGAGATATTATAACTGTAAGAGATATCAATGGACATTAAATAAGATGGCCCCTACTCAATATAGAAACCATCTTAAAGCAGCTTAA
- the rplI gene encoding 50S ribosomal protein L9: protein MKVILLNDVKNKGKKGQVINVADGYANFLISKNQAVPASGGNIKKLEEDKKAKLEAERKALKEAKELKTVVDNKQLIFKVTVGEDGRLFGSVSTKQIVEEFEKQFGVKLDKRKIMLDDSIKTLGYTKVKVQLHHEVVAEFQVLLTNK, encoded by the coding sequence ATGAAAGTAATATTGTTGAATGACGTTAAAAATAAAGGAAAAAAAGGACAAGTTATTAATGTAGCTGATGGATATGCTAATTTCTTAATTAGTAAAAATCAAGCAGTTCCTGCTAGTGGTGGGAATATAAAGAAATTAGAAGAGGATAAAAAAGCTAAATTAGAAGCTGAAAGAAAAGCTTTAAAGGAAGCTAAAGAATTAAAAACAGTGGTAGATAATAAACAGTTAATCTTTAAAGTAACTGTTGGTGAAGATGGTCGATTATTTGGGTCTGTTAGTACCAAACAAATCGTTGAAGAATTTGAAAAGCAATTCGGTGTTAAATTAGATAAACGTAAAATAATGTTAGATGATAGTATTAAAACTTTAGGATATACAAAGGTTAAAGTTCAACTTCATCATGAAGTTGTCGCTGAATTTCAAGTATTATTAACGAATAAATAA
- the ssb gene encoding single-stranded DNA-binding protein, protein MLNKVVLIGRLTKDPEIRVTTTGISVGTFSLAVNRNYTSSNGERETDFFNCVCYRKLAEIVGRYVKKGQLISVDGRIQNRSYNAQDGTKRYITEIICENVVFLESSRSQNTSNNSYQQPQQPQPTFNINREQPNFNNNNHNNYSKPKDNYFEDNPNVDISEDDLPF, encoded by the coding sequence ATGTTAAATAAAGTAGTATTAATCGGAAGATTAACAAAAGATCCTGAAATCAGGGTTACAACTACAGGCATATCTGTGGGAACTTTCTCACTAGCTGTAAACAGAAATTATACATCATCAAATGGAGAAAGAGAAACAGATTTCTTTAACTGTGTTTGTTATCGTAAATTAGCTGAAATCGTTGGACGTTATGTTAAAAAAGGTCAATTAATTAGTGTGGATGGTCGTATTCAAAATCGTTCTTATAATGCTCAAGATGGAACGAAACGTTATATTACAGAAATTATTTGTGAAAATGTTGTCTTTTTAGAATCATCTAGAAGTCAAAATACAAGTAATAATAGTTATCAACAACCACAACAACCACAACCAACTTTTAATATAAATAGAGAACAACCTAATTTTAACAATAACAATCATAATAATTATTCAAAACCAAAAGATAATTACTTTGAAGATAATCCTAATGTAGATATATCAGAGGATGATTTACCATTCTAA
- a CDS encoding DHH family phosphoesterase, with amino-acid sequence MENKYKKRLSFVIMFYILVFAYIILTIVMNPRTEIISLCILLVIMMVTQVLFLYRYYTHDSKTKSIDELGYQIRKIGSSTFNNFPVAIIVYNEKFIVEWVNFFTRKVLGTKIIGKHLGDLDTTLYEKLSLENYVIEMSGKIFEVVHVPSYRTLYLIDITERESKIRNYESKQLAVGYLVLDNMDEAIRDLTEQKRYLFMGRVNSMLIKYASEQNIFIKTYSEGRYLLLIESNVLHKMIANKFDILQRIKKISEQFDSNLTISIGISFNQNNLVTLNDKALEALELTQSRGGDQVAVIIGEKDIRFYGGKSNIIEKRNRVRSRVVAQDLSELVDKVDQVIVMGHKIPDVDSFGACVGIYNIIKKSEKECFVVIDTKEIDKTLGKVLTYLHENDSPILNKIITPQIALDLVTSRTLLIVVDTQNPSLVIEPKLLNKVKSLAVIDHHRRGTKFIESPDIIYTEIYASSTVELISELIEYYPSKVQISDLDATVMLAGIIVDTNNFTYRTGSRTFEAASYLRKQGADTLSVQTMLRESYEEHMLRAELFEKVEITKENMAIVVADNINNLTKVKLAQTADWLLMIENVKASFVIGKVDANLIGISSRSFGEVNCQVIMEKLGGGGHFNNAATQLTDMTLQDAYYLLTEKIDEYLEEEENNESNIVE; translated from the coding sequence ATGGAAAATAAGTATAAAAAAAGGTTATCATTTGTGATAATGTTTTATATATTAGTATTTGCCTATATCATTTTAACTATTGTGATGAATCCTAGAACAGAAATTATATCACTTTGTATTCTTTTGGTCATTATGATGGTAACACAAGTTCTTTTTTTGTATCGATATTATACACATGATAGTAAAACAAAATCGATTGATGAATTAGGTTATCAAATTCGGAAAATCGGTTCAAGTACATTTAATAATTTTCCTGTAGCGATTATAGTATATAATGAAAAATTCATCGTTGAGTGGGTAAATTTCTTTACAAGAAAAGTACTTGGAACAAAGATTATAGGTAAACATTTAGGTGATTTAGATACAACACTTTATGAAAAATTAAGTTTAGAAAATTATGTCATTGAGATGAGTGGGAAAATATTTGAAGTCGTTCATGTCCCATCATACAGAACACTGTATTTAATTGACATTACTGAGCGAGAATCAAAAATAAGAAACTATGAAAGTAAACAATTAGCGGTTGGATACTTAGTTTTAGATAACATGGATGAAGCGATTAGAGATTTAACGGAACAGAAACGTTATTTGTTTATGGGTCGCGTTAATTCGATGTTAATTAAATATGCTAGTGAACAAAATATATTTATTAAAACATATTCTGAAGGTCGGTATTTATTATTAATTGAGTCAAATGTTTTGCATAAAATGATTGCGAATAAATTTGATATATTACAGAGAATCAAAAAGATTTCAGAACAATTTGATTCTAATTTAACGATAAGTATTGGGATTAGTTTCAATCAAAATAATTTAGTAACATTAAATGATAAAGCTTTAGAAGCGTTAGAATTAACACAAAGCCGTGGTGGTGACCAAGTCGCTGTCATTATTGGAGAAAAGGATATTCGTTTCTATGGTGGAAAATCTAATATTATAGAGAAAAGAAATCGTGTTAGATCACGGGTAGTTGCACAAGATTTATCAGAACTTGTTGATAAAGTGGATCAAGTCATTGTTATGGGTCATAAGATTCCTGATGTTGATAGCTTTGGTGCTTGTGTAGGAATCTATAATATTATTAAAAAAAGTGAAAAAGAATGTTTTGTGGTAATTGATACCAAAGAAATTGATAAAACTTTGGGAAAAGTTTTAACCTATCTGCATGAAAATGATAGTCCGATTTTAAATAAAATTATTACACCACAAATTGCGCTTGATTTAGTTACTTCAAGAACATTACTTATTGTGGTTGATACGCAAAATCCAAGTTTAGTTATTGAACCTAAATTATTAAATAAAGTGAAAAGTTTAGCGGTGATTGATCATCATCGTCGTGGTACTAAATTTATAGAATCACCGGATATTATTTATACAGAAATATATGCTTCATCAACCGTTGAGTTGATCTCTGAATTGATTGAATATTATCCTTCTAAAGTCCAAATTAGTGATTTAGATGCAACGGTGATGTTGGCAGGAATTATTGTTGATACGAATAACTTTACTTATCGTACAGGAAGTCGTACTTTTGAAGCGGCATCGTACTTACGTAAGCAAGGAGCAGATACATTATCAGTACAAACGATGCTTCGTGAAAGTTATGAAGAACATATGTTGCGTGCTGAATTATTTGAGAAAGTTGAAATCACCAAAGAAAATATGGCAATTGTCGTTGCGGATAATATTAACAATTTAACTAAGGTTAAATTAGCCCAAACAGCCGATTGGTTACTAATGATTGAGAATGTGAAAGCCTCTTTTGTCATTGGTAAAGTGGATGCAAATTTAATTGGAATTAGTTCTCGTTCGTTTGGTGAAGTAAACTGTCAAGTAATAATGGAGAAATTAGGTGGTGGAGGTCATTTTAATAATGCTGCCACGCAGTTAACTGATATGACCTTACAAGATGCGTATTACTTATTAACTGAGAAAATTGATGAATATTTAGAGGAGGAAGAAAATAATGAAAGTAATATTGTTGAATGA
- a CDS encoding transposase, translated as MTEINVLGMLDILRTYDMKPNYSELARIYGLDRHTIKKYYEDGGKKLITRKRESGFDQYKEEISHLMNKSGVTKKAVHEYLRDKYENIPAYSTFRHYTQNNHITIPKSTTPHVRYETRPGDQLQVDWKESMKLISKYGEVFEFNVLTSTLGFSRYHKFVYSKTKTTEDFIRCVIDTLNHLGVSLNIF; from the coding sequence GTGACTGAAATAAATGTACTAGGAATGTTAGATATATTGAGAACGTATGATATGAAACCAAATTATAGTGAATTAGCAAGAATCTATGGATTAGACCGACATACTATTAAAAAATATTATGAAGATGGAGGAAAGAAATTGATTACAAGAAAACGCGAAAGTGGATTTGATCAATATAAAGAAGAAATATCACATTTGATGAATAAATCTGGCGTAACAAAGAAAGCAGTTCATGAATATTTAAGAGATAAATATGAAAATATACCGGCATATTCAACCTTTAGACACTATACTCAAAATAATCATATTACCATACCTAAAAGCACCACTCCACATGTTAGATATGAAACCAGGCCAGGAGACCAACTACAAGTAGATTGGAAAGAAAGTATGAAACTAATAAGTAAGTACGGAGAAGTATTTGAGTTTAATGTATTAACTTCTACTCTAGGATTCTCAAGGTATCATAAATTCGTTTATTCAAAAACAAAAACGACAGAAGACTTCATCCGTTGTGTAATCGATACATTAAATCATCTAGGGGTATCCCTAAACATATTTTAA
- a CDS encoding GNAT family N-acetyltransferase, which translates to MNYQMVKMNEKYAREIINWQYEGSLSIYNMEDNQESLDELLSLDYYSVIDVEGNLIGFFCTKEAAIVPYGNTFHVYDKTDYLDIGFGMNPKLIGKGKGYSLFQFGLNYFKKNYNVNQFRLTVLDFNHKAIHIYNKSGFEFENQFKSKTGHTFFVMTLVD; encoded by the coding sequence ATGAATTATCAAATGGTTAAAATGAATGAAAAATATGCTAGGGAAATCATAAATTGGCAATATGAAGGCAGCTTGTCAATTTATAATATGGAGGATAACCAGGAATCACTCGATGAATTGTTAAGTTTAGATTATTACTCAGTAATAGATGTAGAGGGGAATTTAATTGGTTTCTTTTGTACAAAAGAAGCAGCAATTGTTCCTTACGGGAATACATTTCATGTTTATGATAAAACAGATTATCTAGATATTGGTTTTGGAATGAATCCTAAACTAATAGGTAAAGGAAAAGGATATTCATTATTTCAGTTTGGATTAAACTATTTTAAGAAGAATTATAATGTAAATCAATTTCGATTAACGGTTTTAGATTTTAATCATAAAGCGATTCATATTTATAATAAATCTGGATTTGAATTTGAGAATCAATTTAAATCAAAAACGGGTCATACTTTTTTTGTTATGACATTAGTGGACTAG
- a CDS encoding cation transporter codes for MQPTVGREKEAQKVTLLGMLVNFILVVFKFLAGILGGSAALVADAIHSLSDFISDIIVIIGFKFTSKPADEDHNYGHGKVETVSTVIIGLLLVIISVALFRSSGTTIYKFFFEGEKILVPKFYVLFAVLASIILKEIIFHITKAVGKKINSEVIIANAWHHRTDALSSVAAFIGIVLAISFGEDFAVCDPIASFVVSIFIFKVGFGILLSSYKQLIDTSLTVDEVKKIEETIKSIPQIKDYHNIKTRRIGYYVSIDVHILVDKDLNVEQAHDIATTLEDKVHDEFGQETFISVHIEPFIEKYILNK; via the coding sequence ATGCAGCCAACTGTTGGAAGGGAAAAAGAAGCACAGAAAGTTACCCTGCTTGGAATGCTTGTGAATTTTATATTGGTTGTTTTTAAATTTTTAGCGGGTATCTTAGGAGGAAGTGCTGCGCTAGTTGCCGATGCTATCCATTCTTTATCCGATTTTATAAGTGATATTATTGTTATCATTGGGTTTAAGTTTACCTCTAAACCGGCTGATGAAGATCACAACTATGGTCATGGTAAAGTAGAAACAGTCTCAACTGTAATCATTGGATTATTACTCGTAATAATCAGTGTTGCATTATTTAGATCAAGTGGAACCACTATCTACAAGTTTTTCTTCGAAGGTGAAAAAATACTAGTTCCTAAATTCTATGTTTTATTTGCGGTGCTTGCTTCTATTATTTTAAAAGAAATTATCTTTCATATAACGAAGGCTGTGGGTAAAAAAATTAATAGTGAAGTCATTATCGCGAATGCTTGGCATCACAGAACGGATGCATTATCTTCTGTAGCTGCCTTTATTGGGATTGTATTAGCGATTAGTTTTGGTGAAGATTTTGCAGTATGTGACCCAATTGCTTCATTTGTCGTAAGTATTTTTATTTTTAAAGTTGGATTTGGCATCTTATTATCAAGTTATAAACAACTGATTGATACCTCTCTAACCGTTGATGAAGTGAAAAAAATTGAAGAAACAATTAAAAGTATTCCTCAAATAAAAGACTATCACAATATTAAAACAAGAAGAATTGGGTATTATGTGTCTATTGATGTGCATATCTTAGTTGATAAAGATTTAAATGTCGAACAAGCACATGATATTGCGACAACTTTAGAAGATAAAGTACATGATGAATTTGGTCAAGAAACATTTATCAGTGTTCATATTGAACCCTTTATTGAAAAATATATATTAAATAAATAA
- a CDS encoding transposase, giving the protein MSKISIKEYIKEHRQELEQNPNVLKVGKILQYTPKFKIKAVEMRKQGYPMREIFELNKLPFNKDKNDMYVLKWIKQYDEQGKESFYKKNRGRNKNGKSGRPKKEIELSSDEKVLIQEKLIEVLRKENEELKKEYRLGKEVKQSGNEFKIKPTQDIFRYIHKIKDQVKISIELLCKYYEVSRSGYYKWVKTIPNRQKREEQDYADFVVIKKTWLKHNKKHGYLRINMDLKNDEGIVMNPKKIYRRFID; this is encoded by the coding sequence ATGAGTAAAATAAGTATTAAAGAATATATTAAAGAACATCGTCAAGAATTGGAACAGAATCCTAATGTGCTTAAGGTAGGTAAGATACTTCAATATACCCCTAAATTTAAGATTAAGGCTGTAGAGATGAGAAAACAAGGATATCCAATGAGGGAAATATTCGAACTAAATAAACTACCATTTAATAAAGATAAAAATGATATGTATGTACTAAAGTGGATAAAGCAATATGATGAACAAGGAAAAGAATCCTTCTATAAGAAAAATAGAGGTCGTAATAAAAATGGCAAATCAGGACGACCAAAGAAAGAAATAGAATTATCTAGTGATGAAAAAGTACTGATCCAAGAGAAATTAATAGAAGTCCTAAGAAAAGAAAATGAAGAATTAAAAAAAGAATACAGGCTAGGAAAGGAAGTGAAACAAAGCGGAAATGAGTTTAAAATTAAGCCTACTCAAGATATTTTCCGTTATATACATAAAATAAAAGATCAAGTTAAAATATCCATTGAGTTATTATGTAAATATTATGAAGTATCTCGATCAGGTTATTATAAGTGGGTTAAAACAATACCTAATAGACAAAAAAGAGAAGAACAGGATTACGCTGATTTTGTAGTTATAAAAAAAACATGGTTAAAACATAATAAGAAGCATGGATACTTAAGAATAAATATGGATTTAAAAAACGATGAAGGCATTGTCATGAATCCTAAGAAGATTTATAGAAGATTTATAGACTAA
- a CDS encoding Hpt domain-containing protein, translating to MIVLDELKVVDVSFALDLIGGNDQIYHKVVAVFLENQSHLIEEIEKKLEEDMDEVRILVHTCKGISKNLGSVQLYEVSRLFEDAIIKRNHDLISRYFKQFSSIFSQVLKELKIIQMQNN from the coding sequence ATGATTGTTTTAGATGAGTTAAAAGTGGTTGATGTTAGTTTCGCTTTAGATTTAATAGGAGGTAATGACCAAATATATCATAAAGTGGTTGCAGTTTTTTTAGAGAACCAAAGTCATTTAATTGAAGAGATTGAAAAAAAATTGGAAGAAGATATGGATGAGGTTCGAATTCTTGTTCATACATGTAAAGGTATTTCAAAAAATTTGGGTTCTGTTCAATTATATGAAGTTTCTCGTTTATTTGAAGATGCCATTATCAAAAGAAACCATGATTTAATTAGTCGCTATTTTAAACAATTTAGTAGTATTTTCTCTCAAGTTTTAAAAGAGTTAAAAATAATCCAAATGCAGAATAATTAG
- a CDS encoding spore coat protein → MNNLTQKEIILLNDQKSHEELCVKKYTNYANQAQDPVLKEMFKKHAQHEQQHLNTINQILSGQVPTMGQQQSQQQSTSQTGVSNQQDIDLCYDLLATEKYISSTYDTAIFEFNDPNIRTALNHIQKEEQQHGEEIYKYLKSKGAYNVQ, encoded by the coding sequence ATGAATAATTTAACACAAAAAGAAATAATTTTACTTAATGATCAAAAATCTCATGAAGAGCTTTGTGTAAAAAAATATACTAATTATGCAAATCAAGCACAAGATCCTGTTTTAAAAGAAATGTTTAAAAAACACGCTCAACATGAACAACAACACTTAAATACAATTAATCAGATTTTAAGTGGACAGGTTCCAACAATGGGACAACAACAATCTCAACAACAAAGCACTTCTCAAACTGGTGTAAGTAATCAACAAGACATTGATTTATGTTATGATTTACTTGCAACAGAAAAATATATTTCATCTACATATGATACTGCAATATTTGAATTCAATGATCCTAACATAAGAACTGCATTAAATCATATTCAAAAAGAAGAACAACAACATGGAGAGGAAATATATAAGTACTTAAAAAGTAAAGGTGCCTATAATGTACAATAA
- a CDS encoding 30S ribosomal protein S6, with translation MRKYEIMFIIRPNLDDESRKQVIENFTNILTERKAEIVKVDNWGLKTLAYEINDLRKGHYVVMQVNAPLEAVNEFERLARISEDIIRYIIIKDEE, from the coding sequence ATGAGAAAATACGAAATTATGTTTATTATTCGTCCGAATTTAGATGATGAATCAAGAAAACAAGTAATTGAAAATTTCACTAATATTTTAACAGAGCGTAAAGCGGAAATCGTGAAAGTGGATAACTGGGGATTAAAAACTCTAGCTTATGAAATCAACGATTTACGTAAAGGACATTATGTTGTTATGCAAGTTAATGCGCCACTTGAAGCAGTTAATGAATTTGAGCGTTTAGCGCGTATTAGTGAAGATATCATCCGTTACATCATCATTAAAGATGAAGAATAA
- a CDS encoding gamma-glutamyl-gamma-aminobutyrate hydrolase family protein, whose product MTLIGISSLNKKINRKTNMRLPISYINSVKNCGGIPIGIPVVNDETYIGDIVNKIDGLIIPGGDDINPKLFHEETNSYTKGIDDELDEFQIKLVLKALEKDIPLLGICRGHQVLNVALSGSLYQDISELKRDILIVHNQLKYGYDDKQIVHQVRFKKNSILEKLYGEKIMTNSFHHQIIKQLGDGLKAIGHTRDGVVEAMISKNHRFVVSVQWHPERSEEQFSLFRKFIEACNK is encoded by the coding sequence TTGACTTTAATTGGAATTTCTTCTTTGAACAAAAAGATAAATCGGAAAACAAATATGAGATTGCCAATTAGTTATATTAATAGTGTTAAAAATTGTGGTGGAATACCCATTGGTATTCCTGTTGTAAATGATGAGACATATATAGGAGATATAGTAAATAAGATAGATGGATTAATCATACCTGGGGGAGATGATATTAATCCCAAGTTATTTCATGAAGAGACTAATTCTTACACCAAAGGAATAGATGATGAATTAGATGAATTTCAAATTAAATTGGTTCTTAAAGCTCTTGAAAAAGATATTCCTTTATTAGGAATATGTCGGGGACATCAAGTATTAAATGTTGCTTTATCTGGATCATTGTATCAAGATATTAGTGAATTAAAACGAGATATATTAATCGTTCATAATCAATTGAAATATGGATATGATGATAAACAAATCGTTCATCAAGTAAGATTTAAAAAAAATAGTATTTTAGAGAAGCTTTATGGTGAAAAAATAATGACCAATAGTTTTCATCATCAAATTATTAAACAATTAGGTGATGGATTAAAAGCCATTGGTCATACACGTGATGGTGTGGTAGAAGCAATGATTAGTAAAAATCATCGGTTTGTGGTAAGTGTTCAGTGGCATCCTGAAAGAAGTGAGGAACAATTTTCATTATTTAGGAAATTTATTGAAGCATGTAATAAATAA
- the rpsR gene encoding 30S ribosomal protein S18, which produces MAERPRRNFRGRGRRRKVCSFCVHNKNHDAKDRHVSIDYKNSDLLRKYVSDRGKILPRRVTGTCAKHQRELTTAIKRSRHVALLPFTRD; this is translated from the coding sequence ATGGCTGAAAGACCACGTCGTAATTTTAGAGGTAGAGGTCGCCGTCGTAAAGTTTGTAGTTTTTGTGTTCACAACAAAAATCATGACGCTAAAGACAGACATGTTTCTATAGATTATAAAAATTCTGATTTATTAAGAAAATATGTATCTGACCGTGGTAAAATTTTACCAAGACGTGTGACAGGAACTTGTGCAAAACATCAACGTGAATTAACAACTGCGATTAAACGCTCAAGACATGTTGCATTGTTACCATTTACAAGAGATTAA
- the istB gene encoding IS21-like element helper ATPase IstB, translating into MLNNYNKLLNNLETLNLNLFRANIDSYLNLIAKGEKNIVDSLYELTEYEMNFKRERAITSCVKVANFPFLKTLDDFDFGFQPSINKDEILNFKYLKFIENNENILLIGSPGVGKTHLATSIGIEAAKSRKSTYFISCNDIILQLKRAHLENRLETRLKFFTKYRVLVIDEVGFLPLDTESSNLLFQLIARRYEKKSTIITTNKPLSKWGEIFGDSVLANAILDRLLHHSHVINIVGRSYRTKDKIESIEPNKK; encoded by the coding sequence ATGTTAAATAATTATAATAAATTATTAAATAACTTAGAAACCCTAAATTTAAACCTTTTTAGAGCCAATATCGACTCTTATTTGAATCTTATCGCAAAAGGCGAAAAGAATATAGTAGATTCGTTATATGAACTTACAGAGTATGAAATGAATTTTAAACGAGAACGTGCAATAACGTCATGTGTTAAAGTCGCTAATTTCCCCTTTCTTAAAACATTAGATGATTTTGATTTTGGGTTTCAACCATCTATAAATAAAGACGAAATATTAAATTTCAAATATTTAAAATTCATTGAGAATAATGAAAATATTCTTCTAATCGGATCTCCAGGGGTTGGTAAAACTCATTTAGCTACGTCAATAGGAATTGAAGCAGCTAAATCAAGAAAAAGTACTTATTTTATAAGTTGTAACGATATAATTTTACAACTTAAACGAGCACATTTAGAAAACAGATTAGAAACAAGATTAAAATTTTTCACCAAATACAGGGTATTAGTAATTGATGAAGTTGGATTTTTACCTCTTGATACAGAATCATCTAATTTATTATTTCAATTAATCGCTAGACGGTATGAAAAAAAGTCTACAATTATAACAACAAACAAACCACTCTCTAAATGGGGAGAAATATTTGGAGATAGTGTATTAGCTAACGCCATTCTAGATCGATTACTTCACCATTCTCATGTGATAAATATTGTCGGTAGATCATACAGAACTAAAGATAAAATAGAAAGTATTGAACCTAATAAAAAATGA
- a CDS encoding DUF624 domain-containing protein, which produces MDFEKYANSKAYSFFDILYKLMVINCLWFFSLIIGLGFLTFLPATISLFILVYSLMKESEFPVFKSFWTILKKKYWKGQIVFLLMLIMGLGLYFNFRIYYINHLQNYVSSIGFWLTCILILVYLLTFLQVFMIFIYFPKFNAFQIIKYAFLFALAYPFRSLFLLLIYGLVTLVLFMYPFIIPLIFLLVVSLLAYLSIKVMKPRYDKVLKDKTPLDIYDYID; this is translated from the coding sequence ATGGATTTTGAGAAATATGCCAATAGTAAAGCATATTCATTTTTTGATATACTTTATAAATTAATGGTAATCAATTGTTTATGGTTTTTTTCATTGATTATTGGGTTAGGATTTTTAACATTTTTACCAGCAACAATAAGTTTATTTATATTAGTTTATTCTTTGATGAAGGAATCAGAGTTTCCAGTTTTCAAATCATTTTGGACTATATTAAAAAAGAAATATTGGAAAGGTCAGATTGTATTTTTATTGATGCTTATAATGGGTTTGGGTCTTTATTTTAATTTTAGAATCTATTATATCAATCATCTTCAAAATTATGTTAGTAGTATAGGGTTTTGGTTAACATGCATTCTTATATTAGTTTATTTACTTACTTTTCTTCAGGTATTTATGATATTTATTTATTTCCCAAAATTTAATGCCTTTCAAATCATTAAATATGCTTTTCTTTTTGCATTAGCCTACCCATTTCGTTCGCTTTTTTTACTTTTAATCTATGGGTTAGTAACCCTAGTTCTTTTCATGTATCCTTTTATTATACCACTTATTTTCTTACTAGTTGTTTCATTACTTGCTTACCTCTCAATTAAAGTGATGAAACCTAGATATGATAAGGTTTTAAAAGATAAGACCCCTTTAGATATATATGACTACATTGATTAA